From the genome of Diabrotica virgifera virgifera chromosome 8, PGI_DIABVI_V3a:
GgcaaaaactctataaaacaaaagttgcttagaattatgtagtcagtttatccatttccggacttattttgagcgtatattttttcactcccgagaaggggtgaaagtcacccccagggcaaagcagacatcggcacaatatcacttttttcttgacatcttatCTATGTGTATGccgaatttcatgtcaatccaagcagttttTGTTAAATTTGGAGCAAAATCCTTGAGTGAATGGAGTACTGGTGTCTATCAGAACAATATTCGTATTAGAATGCAACGAAAATAATATCAAAATCAAATTCTCAAGACTAGAAAGTTCAGAAATTCCTGGTTAAGCGGGTTAAGCTTGTAACGATATAAATTCATCAAATAAATCCTTCGTTAATGCAATAGCCACAAATTGTCTTGATGCGGACATTTATAGTTTAAAAATTCCGGAAAATTATTACTTCAAAACAAATGGGCTTATTGCCAATAGCAGCATTACTCGGGTTCCACAAAGAGGTATTTTGCTTATCTTTACAATTTATCTGACATTTCATCTGAGGTTTATACGCATGAAAGTGGAAGTTTAATGGTTAATAATTTGCACTTGAACTGCTCCCATTTTGTAAaactttaattttattaatagGTTGTGTTGGGTCGGTGAAAGGAAAGACGTTAATTAACTAaacaatatatttattaataaacaaaagTAAACATAGCTTGGAgccaatattttttattttgttttggatTCGGAGTATTCTTTTCAGTTGCCGTTTATTTGTCTTCGGTGAGGTCTAGATATTAAATCGCCAAAGTAAAAGCATTTATTTATAGTCTACTTTGCTTTTGAACATTGATTTAACTAGCAGGCAAGGAGTCAATCGCTTATGCTCATTTATTAAATTACCAACAGACGGAACTAAGAACTTCCAGAAGACACAAGATAGATTAAATCTGACTTAGTACCAAAAAGATCATAAGTATTTAAATTTTACACAACTATCAATTTCACTCTATAGTGCGTAGTTATTATGATGAGTCTTAGCAGTGGCGGATCTATAAGAACTTACGAAAATCGTAGACAGAAAAAATCATCCATTAAGGGAAGTGTAAAGGATTTTAATTAGCATCCAGAAAATAAGAATATTTAATcggtttaatttttaaaagtcttaAAGTAAATATTGAGAGAAACACACCTGTTTTAATTCACTCCGTAATATCACACCAAATTAGGACTATTACGAGATAAATTTTAAGGTGATTTTGTGCAAAAGTGGTAAATAGTGGTAATTAGTATGTATAGTAGTTAGTGGCAACAAAAAATAGTGCAATTCTAAACTGTaagtatattatattttaataacctCCATTAATGTTGAAATTAATTATCAATAATTAAAAGAACGAAAGTtaataaaaactgttaaaatttgtaaatatttgTAGATCTGTAGAGGTTTGAacgaataattttaaaagttacaAAATAACTACAATAAGAATAGATATAATTAATTACTAAAAAtagaataataaattttttaattactaaaaatACACAGAAATTGCTACACTGAGAGAAACGGGCATTTTTGAAGGGTCGACCTGGATACCAGTTTCTATCGCAGTGTAAGCAAAATGTATGATTCCGATGATTCAACTACAGCAGATGAATCAGGAAAAAGAAAAGCTACAGATGTTTTGGATGCTTTTCAACAATCTAAAAAAACCACCAGATCTCCAAAGAAAGATGACGGTTCCAACAAAGAAATGCTAATGCAAATTATGTCTATGTTAAAAACTCTTAAAGAGGACACAGAAGAAAtaagaaaacaacaaaaagaaCAAGATAAGAAAATTAAGGAGATTGCCGAGGAACTACAAGAACTCAAAAAAGAACAGattgaaaataaaaacgaaatatcAGCAATgaagaataataatgaaaaaatgtTACAAGAAATTAATAATTTGCAGAAAGAAATAATGAGTTGCAACGAGCGAATTCAATACCTTGAAAGcgacaaaagaaggaaaaatatagTTATACAAGGCATCCCGATAACTACAAATAATCCAAAGATATTAAGAGAATCAGTAAAAAATTCTATCGACAAGGAAATAGGTATAgaagtaaaaataaatgaagCAAGGAAATTGGGAGATAAAATATACTTAGTCGAACTGGATAGCAAATACGAaaagatgaaaataatgaaaaacatACATAAACTCAAGGAACTGCCGAACCGCATATACATAAATGATGATCTAACAAAACTTGAAAGAGGAATACAATCCAAAATTAGAGCAACTGCTATAGAAGAGAAGACCAAAGGGAAAATTGCAAAGGTGGGATATCAAAAGTTAATTTTGGATAATGAAGTATGGAAATGGAACAGCGAAAGAGAAAAGCTGGAAAAAGTAAATTATAACTGCTCAAAAAACTAATAAGGAATAACGGACAGAACAATACTATAAAGACGACACGGCAAAGAAAAAGGAGACAAGAGGGAAAAGACgaaacaaaaatgaagacaataaaaacaaatgaagTAATACGAATGGCGACTTGGAATATAAGAGGAACTCACAAAGAaggaaaattaaaacaaatggtacttgaacttaaaaaatatagttttcAGATCGTCGCATTACAAGAAACAAAGCAATTAAGGCAATACAGTCAGGAAATAGAAGATTACTTATTCTTTAATAGTGGAGGGCAAAATAGAATGCTAGGAACAGGCTTTTTAATACATAAAAACTTTAGAGCA
Proteins encoded in this window:
- the LOC126889362 gene encoding uncharacterized protein LOC126889362, whose product is MYDSDDSTTADESGKRKATDVLDAFQQSKKTTRSPKKDDGSNKEMLMQIMSMLKTLKEDTEEIRKQQKEQDKKIKEIAEELQELKKEQIENKNEISAMKNNNEKMLQEINNLQKEIMSCNERIQYLESDKRRKNIVIQGIPITTNNPKILRESVKNSIDKEIADTNLFSPYPPPPGVALREIRRYQKSTELLIRKLPFQRLVREIAQDFKTDLRFQSSAVMALQEASEAYLVGLFEDTNLCAIHAKRVTIMPKDIQLARRIRGERA